A genomic segment from Nicotiana sylvestris chromosome 1, ASM39365v2, whole genome shotgun sequence encodes:
- the LOC138877488 gene encoding uncharacterized protein, with protein MASKDLDTRVVDLSRKFVESESELKEEVQRGHPLPSFPTNYTENPATIPPLSQAQMPTTVDLSPQHAPGFTPYHNYPGTSSQTFHAPPAKTTAFPAPDTQYYAPEPIFKVPDPYSYTPHFEPHVETEKPPKNAEQEKIFRKVKSLEQSMRNMQGLGSQVSMAYKDLCLFPDVQLPTGFKMPKFDLYDGHGDLVAYLRGYCSKMSGAGGKDELLMGYFSQSLSGAAL; from the exons atggctagcaaagacttggataCAAGAGTTGTTGACCTGTCGAGGAagtttgtggagtcggagtctgaattgaaagaggaggtccaaag ggggcatcctctaccttcattccccactaactacactgaaaaccctgcaactatcccaccactatcCCAAGCCCAGATGCCCACGACCGTTGACCTTTCTCCTCAACATGCACCgggctttaccccttaccacaatTACCCTGGCACTTCCTCCCAAACTTTCCATGCTCCACCGGCCAAAACAACCGCATTCCCAGCTCCAGATACCCAATATTATGCCCCGGAACCCATCTTCAAAGTTCCAGAtccttactcctacactcctcactttgagcctcatgttgaaacggAGAAACCACCCAAGAACGCGGAGCAAGAGAAGATATTTAGGAAAGTAAAGAGCCTGGAGCAATCAatgagaaatatgcaagggttaggaAGTCAGGTGAGTATGGCTTATAaagatttgtgtttgttccctgaTGTTCAACTACCtaccgggttcaagatgcccaagtttgacttgtatgacggaCATGGGGATCTTGTAGCTTATCTGAGaggttattgcagtaaaatgagtgGCGCTGGAGGAAAAGACGAACTATTGATGGGGTACTTcagccagagtctgagtggggcagctctataa